In Aquimarina spinulae, a single window of DNA contains:
- a CDS encoding cupin domain-containing protein, which translates to MNTRIEKIVQKLDMNPHPEGGFYKETYRSEGVIPQHVLSKEYSGERNYCTAIYFLLTSDNFSAFHKINQDEIWHYYEGASLFVHVIDLEGEYHRYSVGMNLEEGELPQLVVPAGCWFASSVKKESSYSLVGCTVSPGFDFDDFELAERKDLIQQFPKHKNIITQLTRD; encoded by the coding sequence ATGAATACAAGGATAGAAAAAATAGTTCAGAAATTAGATATGAACCCACATCCTGAAGGTGGGTTTTATAAAGAAACCTATAGAAGCGAAGGCGTTATTCCTCAACATGTGTTAAGTAAGGAATATAGTGGAGAACGTAATTATTGTACTGCTATCTACTTTCTTCTTACCTCAGACAATTTTTCGGCGTTTCATAAAATTAATCAGGATGAAATATGGCATTATTATGAAGGAGCTTCTTTGTTTGTACATGTTATCGATTTAGAAGGAGAATATCATCGCTATTCTGTAGGTATGAATTTAGAAGAAGGAGAGCTGCCTCAATTGGTGGTTCCTGCCGGTTGCTGGTTTGCTTCTAGTGTGAAAAAAGAAAGTAGTTATTCTTTAGTAGGGTGTACAGTATCGCCAGGTTTTGATTTCGATGATTTTGAATTGGCAGAAAGAAAAGACTTAATTCAGCAATTTCCAAAACACAAGAATATAATTACTCAACTTACAAGAGATTAA
- the sucC gene encoding ADP-forming succinate--CoA ligase subunit beta produces MNLHEYQGKEILNSFGVRIQRGIVAQNANEAVAAAKQLTTETGTEWHVIKAQVHAGGRGKGGGVKLAKNLKEVEEVAEQIIGMNLITPQTSAEGKKVHQVLVAEDVYYPGDSEPNEFYMSVLLNRTSGRNMIMYSTEGGMDIETVAEKTPHLIFTEEVDPSVGLLPFQARRVAFNLGLSGAAFKEMTKFVMALYTAYVKSDASLFEINPVLKTSDDKIMAVDAKVTLDDNALYRHKNYVDMRDIREENAIEVEAKEVGLNYVDLDGNVGCMVNGAGLAMATMDLIKQAGGEPANFLDVGGTADAKRVETAFRIILKDPNVKAILINIFGGIVRCDRVAQGVVDAYKNMGDAINVPIIVRLQGTNADIAKELIDNSGLDVQSAVQFQEAADKVQAVLA; encoded by the coding sequence ATGAACTTACACGAGTATCAGGGTAAAGAGATATTAAATAGCTTTGGCGTGCGTATACAGCGCGGTATTGTAGCACAAAATGCAAACGAGGCTGTAGCTGCGGCAAAACAACTTACTACAGAAACCGGAACAGAATGGCATGTAATTAAAGCGCAAGTTCACGCCGGTGGACGAGGAAAAGGTGGTGGAGTAAAACTTGCTAAAAACCTTAAGGAAGTAGAAGAAGTAGCAGAACAAATCATAGGAATGAATTTGATTACTCCTCAAACTTCGGCAGAAGGTAAGAAAGTTCACCAGGTATTAGTTGCAGAAGATGTATATTATCCTGGAGATAGCGAACCGAATGAATTTTATATGTCGGTATTGCTAAACCGTACTTCTGGACGTAATATGATTATGTATTCTACAGAAGGTGGTATGGATATCGAAACTGTAGCAGAAAAAACTCCTCATCTAATTTTTACAGAAGAAGTTGATCCATCTGTTGGGTTACTTCCTTTTCAGGCAAGACGTGTTGCTTTCAATTTGGGATTAAGCGGAGCCGCTTTTAAAGAAATGACCAAATTTGTAATGGCATTATATACAGCTTATGTTAAATCAGATGCATCTTTATTCGAGATAAACCCTGTTCTTAAAACAAGTGATGATAAAATTATGGCAGTAGATGCCAAGGTGACTTTAGATGATAATGCATTATATCGCCATAAGAACTATGTAGATATGCGTGATATCAGAGAGGAAAATGCAATCGAGGTTGAAGCAAAAGAAGTAGGACTTAATTATGTTGACCTTGATGGAAATGTAGGATGTATGGTAAATGGTGCTGGTCTTGCAATGGCAACAATGGATTTGATTAAGCAAGCAGGAGGAGAGCCAGCAAATTTCCTTGATGTAGGAGGTACTGCTGATGCAAAACGTGTAGAAACAGCATTTAGAATCATCCTTAAAGATCCAAATGTAAAAGCAATTCTAATCAATATTTTTGGTGGTATCGTTCGTTGTGATCGAGTAGCACAAGGAGTTGTAGACGCATATAAAAATATGGGTGATGCGATTAATGTGCCAATTATAGTTCGTTTGCAAGGTACTAATGCTGATATCGCAAAAGAATTAATTGACAATAGTGGGTTAGATGTACAAAGTGCAGTACAGTTTCAGGAAGCTGCCGATAAAGTACAGGCAGTATTAGCGTAA
- a CDS encoding LON peptidase substrate-binding domain-containing protein, translated as MLPLFPLQTVVYPKERLSLHIFEKRYQQLINDCEEEGGLFGIPTYIDQKLEYGTEVKLQKIAQKYPGGESDVICEGIRIFRITNFYQQFPGKLYAGGEVEFLRDNDSSEEELQEELLKNIAILYVELTIDNPPVFDIPFVSYQVAHKIGLALHQEYHLLKLRNEVERLKYLISHLKKTIPVVREMNNAKKAIKMNGHFKNFDPLDFEDFKL; from the coding sequence ATGTTACCTCTTTTTCCATTACAAACCGTTGTTTATCCCAAGGAGCGATTGTCTTTACATATTTTTGAAAAAAGGTATCAACAATTAATTAATGATTGTGAAGAAGAAGGGGGTTTGTTTGGTATACCCACATATATTGACCAAAAATTGGAATATGGTACTGAGGTAAAACTTCAAAAAATAGCTCAGAAATACCCGGGAGGAGAGAGTGATGTGATATGCGAAGGGATAAGAATTTTTAGAATCACAAACTTTTACCAGCAATTTCCTGGTAAACTATACGCAGGAGGAGAGGTAGAATTCCTTAGGGATAATGATAGTAGTGAAGAAGAGTTGCAGGAAGAATTGCTTAAAAATATCGCTATTCTATATGTAGAATTAACGATAGATAACCCTCCTGTATTTGATATTCCTTTTGTTAGTTATCAGGTAGCGCATAAAATAGGATTGGCTTTACATCAAGAATATCATTTGTTGAAACTTCGGAATGAGGTAGAAAGACTAAAATATTTGATTAGTCATCTTAAAAAAACAATTCCGGTGGTGAGAGAAATGAATAATGCTAAAAAAGCAATCAAAATGAATGGGCATTTTAAAAATTTCGATCCTTTAGACTTTGAAGATTTTAAACTGTAA
- the lysA gene encoding diaminopimelate decarboxylase gives MENENLLAIANEFGSPVYVYDSSKIISQYDRLSDAFKKVKRLKLNYAVKALSNIAILKLMNSLGAGLDTVSVQEVELGLKAGVKPGNIVFTPNGVSLEEIEEVSALGVQINIDNLSILEQFGTKHPNVPVCIRMNPHVMAGGNSKISVGHIDSKFGISIHQIPHILRIVENTGMRINGVHMHTGSDILDIEVFLRACEILFETAMNFKNLDFIDFGSGFKVPYKLGDIETNIEEFGSKMTKRFNTFCKEYGKELTLGFEPGKFLVSEAGYFLAKVNVIKQTTSTVFAGIDSGFNHFIRPMFYNSHHEILNISNPKGRERFYSVVGYICETDTFATNRRISEINEGDTIAFKNAGAYCFSMSSNYNSRYRPAEVLWHEGKAHLIRKRETSEDLTRNQVDIDVFSKVAETT, from the coding sequence ATGGAAAATGAAAATTTATTAGCAATTGCAAATGAGTTTGGGAGTCCAGTTTATGTATATGACTCCTCAAAAATTATCTCACAGTATGATCGTCTTTCTGATGCTTTTAAGAAAGTCAAACGGTTAAAACTTAATTATGCAGTCAAGGCACTGTCTAATATTGCTATTTTAAAGTTGATGAATTCATTAGGAGCCGGGCTAGACACTGTTTCTGTTCAAGAAGTAGAACTAGGATTAAAGGCTGGTGTCAAACCAGGTAATATTGTTTTTACTCCTAATGGGGTTTCTCTTGAAGAAATAGAAGAAGTTTCTGCCTTAGGCGTACAAATAAATATTGATAATCTTTCTATCCTGGAGCAATTCGGTACAAAACACCCTAATGTCCCAGTATGCATCCGTATGAATCCACATGTCATGGCAGGAGGAAACAGTAAAATATCGGTAGGTCATATAGATAGTAAATTTGGGATATCAATTCATCAAATACCACATATCCTTAGGATTGTAGAAAACACAGGAATGCGTATTAATGGAGTACATATGCATACAGGTAGTGATATTCTGGATATTGAAGTATTTCTACGAGCCTGCGAAATACTTTTTGAAACTGCCATGAATTTCAAAAATCTTGATTTTATCGATTTTGGAAGTGGATTTAAAGTACCTTATAAATTAGGTGATATTGAAACTAATATTGAGGAGTTTGGCAGTAAAATGACTAAACGTTTTAATACTTTTTGCAAAGAATATGGCAAAGAACTAACGCTAGGTTTTGAACCCGGTAAATTTCTGGTGAGTGAAGCGGGATACTTTTTGGCTAAAGTAAATGTAATCAAACAAACTACATCTACTGTTTTTGCCGGAATTGATAGTGGCTTTAATCACTTCATTCGACCGATGTTCTATAATTCTCATCATGAGATTCTTAATATTTCTAATCCAAAAGGAAGAGAACGATTTTATTCGGTAGTTGGATACATTTGCGAAACAGATACTTTTGCTACAAATAGAAGGATTTCTGAAATTAATGAAGGCGATACTATTGCTTTTAAAAATGCAGGTGCTTACTGTTTTTCTATGTCTAGTAATTACAATTCTCGTTATCGCCCGGCAGAAGTATTATGGCATGAAGGAAAAGCGCATTTGATTCGTAAGCGCGAAACATCTGAAGATCTTACAAGAAATCAAGTAGACATTGATGTTTTTTCCAAAGTTGCTGAAACGACATAA
- a CDS encoding amidohydrolase family protein, protein MKITKHLLCLLVVFIVSQTNAQEFKEGPFSQLIIRGITLINGNGAPPRGPVDIVVENNIIKNIIVVGYPGMPINAVKRPVLKAGGKELNAEGMYVLPGFVDMHGHIGGVAQGADADYVFKLWMAHGITTVREPSGRGVDWTMKLKRASEKNEIIAPRIFAYTGFGQGSTSPISTPEMARKWVQENAKKGADGIKFFGAAPEIMTAALDENKKLGLRSACHHSQTDVARWNVLNSAKAGLTSMEHWYGLPEALFEDKTVQHYPLDYNYQNEQHRFEEAGKLWKQAAKPYSDHWNKVMNELIELDFTLDPTFNIYEASRDLQRARRAEWHETYTLPSLWRFYQPSKISHGSYWHDWGTEQEVVWRENYRLWMTFINEYKNRGGRVTVGSDSGFIFQLYGFAYIRELELFREAGFHPLEIIRAATLNGAEALGVSDKIGSVEVGKLADFVVVEENPLQNLKVLYGTGAIRLTDDNKVIRAGGVRYTIKDGVIYDAKALLADVKRMVDEAKEKEKFTILQPGIIRE, encoded by the coding sequence ATGAAAATCACAAAACACTTACTTTGCCTTCTTGTTGTATTTATTGTGTCGCAAACCAATGCGCAAGAGTTTAAAGAAGGGCCTTTCTCTCAATTAATCATCAGAGGTATAACACTAATTAATGGTAATGGTGCGCCCCCAAGAGGACCAGTTGATATTGTTGTAGAGAATAATATAATTAAAAACATTATTGTTGTTGGATATCCAGGTATGCCAATTAATGCTGTTAAACGTCCTGTATTAAAGGCAGGAGGTAAGGAGCTTAATGCAGAAGGAATGTATGTGTTGCCGGGTTTTGTAGATATGCACGGGCATATTGGTGGAGTGGCGCAAGGGGCAGATGCTGATTATGTTTTTAAATTATGGATGGCACATGGTATAACCACTGTTAGGGAGCCTAGTGGAAGAGGTGTAGATTGGACAATGAAGTTAAAAAGAGCAAGTGAGAAAAACGAAATTATAGCTCCTCGCATTTTTGCATACACGGGATTTGGACAGGGTAGTACTTCGCCAATAAGTACTCCTGAGATGGCAAGAAAATGGGTTCAGGAAAATGCAAAGAAAGGAGCAGATGGGATAAAATTCTTTGGAGCAGCTCCAGAAATTATGACAGCGGCATTAGATGAAAATAAAAAATTGGGACTACGTTCTGCCTGTCATCATTCTCAAACCGATGTGGCCCGATGGAATGTCCTAAATTCTGCAAAAGCAGGACTTACTTCTATGGAACACTGGTATGGATTGCCAGAGGCGTTGTTTGAAGATAAAACCGTTCAGCATTACCCTTTGGATTATAATTATCAAAATGAACAACACCGATTTGAAGAAGCGGGTAAACTATGGAAACAAGCAGCGAAACCCTATTCTGACCATTGGAATAAAGTGATGAATGAGTTAATAGAACTCGATTTTACATTAGATCCAACCTTTAATATTTACGAAGCGAGTAGGGATTTACAAAGAGCTCGTAGAGCAGAATGGCATGAGACTTATACATTGCCTTCGTTATGGAGGTTTTATCAACCTAGTAAAATCTCACATGGTTCGTATTGGCACGACTGGGGAACAGAACAAGAAGTAGTTTGGAGAGAAAATTATCGACTATGGATGACCTTTATTAATGAATATAAAAATAGAGGAGGACGTGTTACGGTAGGATCAGATTCCGGATTTATTTTTCAATTATATGGTTTTGCTTATATACGAGAATTAGAATTGTTTCGAGAAGCTGGTTTTCATCCTCTTGAAATAATTAGGGCAGCTACATTAAATGGAGCAGAAGCTTTAGGAGTATCAGATAAAATTGGTTCTGTCGAAGTAGGTAAACTAGCAGATTTTGTAGTAGTAGAAGAAAACCCACTTCAGAACTTAAAAGTGCTTTACGGAACAGGAGCCATTCGATTAACAGATGATAATAAAGTTATTCGGGCAGGAGGGGTTAGGTATACTATTAAAGATGGAGTGATTTATGATGCTAAAGCACTTCTTGCAGACGTAAAAAGAATGGTAGATGAAGCAAAAGAAAAAGAGAAGTTTACTATTTTACAACCAGGGATAATAAGGGAGTAA
- a CDS encoding SRPBCC family protein, producing MEKLQWDSFTKKIYIHKSIEELYDLWATSKGITSWFLKQAEYTTIDGQIRKPSQRIQKGDTYTWQWHNWDEKEKGEVLEANGNNYIEINFSSSKVSVKLEKKNNATMVTLSQFDIPSDDKSKLQIHYGCSNGWTFWLANLKAFAEHGILLNETEINLQENELSGYEFVNM from the coding sequence ATGGAAAAGTTACAATGGGATTCATTTACCAAAAAAATTTACATTCATAAATCTATTGAAGAATTATATGATTTATGGGCAACCTCTAAAGGGATTACTTCCTGGTTTTTAAAGCAAGCTGAATATACCACTATTGATGGACAAATCAGGAAACCATCACAGCGCATCCAAAAAGGTGACACATACACCTGGCAATGGCATAATTGGGATGAGAAAGAAAAAGGAGAAGTACTAGAAGCTAATGGAAACAACTATATTGAAATTAACTTTAGCAGCTCAAAAGTTTCGGTAAAGCTCGAAAAGAAAAACAATGCAACTATGGTAACTTTATCTCAGTTTGATATCCCTTCGGATGATAAAAGTAAGCTACAAATACATTATGGATGTAGTAATGGCTGGACGTTTTGGCTCGCCAACTTAAAAGCTTTTGCAGAGCACGGTATTTTGCTAAATGAAACTGAAATAAATTTACAGGAGAATGAACTTTCGGGGTATGAATTTGTAAATATGTGA
- a CDS encoding DUF3820 family protein: MEIQLQKDFLIKLAHAKMPFGKYKDRYLIDLPEYYVVWYHNKGFPKGLLGQQLQTVYELKLNGLEYLVRNIKNL, translated from the coding sequence ATGGAGATCCAACTCCAAAAGGATTTTTTAATCAAACTAGCCCATGCCAAAATGCCATTTGGTAAATATAAAGACAGATATCTGATCGACCTTCCAGAGTATTATGTTGTATGGTATCACAACAAAGGTTTTCCCAAAGGACTGCTGGGGCAACAATTACAAACAGTATATGAATTAAAACTTAATGGATTAGAATACTTAGTTAGAAATATTAAAAATTTATAA
- a CDS encoding DUF922 domain-containing protein: MSKCFTIILILFFTSNNGYVGKFSYAERSELDWSDFRGKPNLNSHYDASVNTGITYQWSYGKDKGEIELNYQVDSYCYPSLSWVKRGQMSEGLLSHEQLHFDISELHARIMRKRLKEYSAGKNIRRDLNKMYKLVERMRVNMQERYDEETDHSRNKEAQKKWNKKVETLMWYYRDFTK, translated from the coding sequence ATGAGTAAGTGCTTTACTATTATTTTAATTTTATTTTTTACCAGTAATAATGGTTATGTAGGGAAATTCTCGTACGCAGAAAGAAGTGAGTTAGACTGGTCAGATTTTAGAGGGAAACCAAATTTGAATAGTCATTATGACGCTAGCGTAAATACAGGAATCACCTATCAATGGTCTTATGGTAAAGATAAAGGAGAAATTGAACTAAATTATCAGGTAGATAGCTATTGCTATCCATCTCTATCTTGGGTTAAGAGAGGACAGATGTCAGAAGGCCTTCTTTCACATGAACAACTACATTTTGATATTTCAGAATTGCATGCGCGAATAATGAGAAAAAGATTGAAAGAGTATAGTGCAGGGAAAAATATAAGAAGAGATCTTAATAAAATGTATAAGCTGGTAGAGAGAATGAGAGTTAATATGCAAGAAAGATATGATGAAGAAACAGATCACTCAAGAAATAAAGAAGCTCAAAAGAAGTGGAACAAGAAGGTAGAAACACTAATGTGGTATTACCGAGATTTTACTAAATAA
- a CDS encoding LysM peptidoglycan-binding domain-containing protein — translation MKKFLLIFLLLIVSGSTFAQQYKSHTVEKGENVYRIAKRYNTTPEAIYRINPTAKEGINEGEILAIPITDDQEYNTHVVEKDDTVYSLSKKYNISIETIYLLNPEADKGINIGQILNVGKIIKKDPTAIDAIPEKGKDTVLDSLKIIPKERKIIRYITHKVKRKETLYGIAKKYKITVEDIKKNNKRLYAEQIKKKDKIRIPVYEDKPSQGEIITDPTNSRISATTRYTIKPKDTKYNIARRHGITIAELEKLNPNMNPSFPIGMQITVPTTIFVSLKDSIQPGFELYEVKPKETVFRILQRTGISADSLFKMNPYLRDGLKAGMVITIPKDTLTAVTNFDMTKEKYIDLDKNLYNFSPKKVAVMLPFGLDTLNFEARKDTEEFLKSKQSLRIALDLYSGVLIAVDSARTRGITTELNVFDTQKSNNEEYIKKIMAENDFNETNVVIGPLYQTNLEIVASELKKHNTPVFSPASRKESSLYDNFFQTRPTNVILQDKIISFVEKDSIDKNIVLIVQQGEKHKQIKEKLMAKFPNAKIAKIEEGNYLYEVRLNKVLDKNKPNWVFLESNDVAMISNVIPLLNAKAESHKITLFTTDKNNAFNNDNIKNEHLSKLHMHYPSVDKEFDNKEVEEGEEVSPFVKRYKREYGIDPNNWAIRGFDITYDILMRLGTADDLYHSASYEGTTEYVENKFNYSKKLLGGYHNSAAYLIKFDDELKLTLVE, via the coding sequence ATGAAAAAGTTCTTATTGATATTTCTGTTGTTGATAGTATCAGGTTCAACTTTTGCACAGCAATATAAAAGTCATACTGTTGAAAAAGGAGAAAATGTATATAGAATAGCTAAACGTTATAATACAACTCCAGAAGCTATATATAGAATAAACCCAACAGCAAAAGAAGGAATTAATGAAGGAGAAATTTTAGCTATTCCAATCACAGATGATCAGGAGTATAATACCCATGTTGTAGAAAAAGATGATACTGTATACAGTTTGTCTAAAAAATACAATATCAGTATAGAAACTATTTATTTGCTTAATCCAGAAGCTGATAAAGGGATTAATATAGGACAAATACTAAATGTAGGTAAAATTATAAAAAAGGATCCTACTGCTATTGATGCGATTCCTGAAAAAGGAAAAGATACTGTACTTGATAGCTTGAAAATTATTCCTAAAGAGCGAAAAATTATTCGATATATTACTCATAAAGTTAAAAGAAAAGAAACGTTATATGGTATAGCGAAGAAATATAAAATTACAGTTGAGGATATAAAAAAGAATAATAAACGATTGTATGCAGAGCAGATAAAGAAGAAAGATAAAATAAGAATACCAGTATATGAAGATAAGCCTTCGCAAGGTGAAATAATTACAGATCCAACCAATTCTAGAATATCTGCTACAACCAGATATACAATAAAACCAAAAGATACTAAATATAATATTGCAAGAAGACACGGGATCACCATAGCAGAGTTAGAAAAACTCAATCCTAATATGAACCCTAGTTTTCCTATCGGAATGCAAATTACGGTACCTACGACTATTTTTGTCTCTCTAAAGGATTCAATTCAACCTGGATTTGAGTTATATGAAGTAAAACCAAAAGAAACTGTGTTTAGAATTTTACAACGTACAGGTATTTCTGCCGATTCTTTGTTTAAAATGAATCCATATTTAAGAGATGGACTTAAAGCAGGTATGGTTATTACAATTCCTAAAGACACATTAACTGCGGTTACCAATTTTGATATGACCAAAGAGAAATATATAGATTTAGATAAAAATCTTTACAATTTCTCTCCTAAAAAAGTAGCTGTAATGTTACCTTTTGGTTTGGATACTTTAAACTTTGAAGCTAGAAAAGATACCGAAGAATTTCTTAAAAGTAAGCAAAGCCTTAGAATAGCATTAGATCTTTATAGTGGAGTATTGATTGCTGTAGATTCTGCCAGGACAAGAGGAATAACTACAGAGCTTAATGTTTTTGATACTCAGAAAAGTAATAATGAAGAGTATATTAAAAAAATAATGGCAGAAAATGATTTTAACGAAACAAATGTAGTGATTGGGCCATTATACCAAACAAATTTAGAAATAGTAGCTTCAGAACTTAAAAAACATAATACACCTGTTTTTTCACCTGCATCAAGAAAGGAATCTAGCTTGTATGATAATTTTTTTCAAACCCGTCCTACGAATGTAATACTTCAGGATAAAATAATCTCGTTTGTAGAAAAAGATTCTATCGATAAAAATATTGTACTTATAGTGCAGCAAGGAGAAAAACATAAACAAATTAAAGAGAAGCTAATGGCTAAATTCCCTAATGCCAAAATAGCTAAAATTGAAGAAGGTAATTACCTTTATGAAGTTAGGTTAAACAAGGTTTTAGATAAGAATAAACCTAATTGGGTCTTTCTAGAATCAAATGATGTAGCGATGATAAGTAATGTTATCCCTTTGCTTAATGCCAAAGCAGAAAGTCATAAAATAACATTGTTTACTACAGATAAAAATAATGCATTTAATAATGATAATATTAAAAATGAACATTTATCAAAATTGCACATGCATTACCCATCTGTAGATAAAGAATTTGATAACAAAGAAGTTGAAGAAGGAGAAGAAGTATCTCCATTTGTTAAAAGATATAAGAGAGAATATGGTATCGATCCTAATAATTGGGCTATTCGCGGGTTTGATATAACGTATGATATTTTAATGCGATTAGGAACCGCTGATGATCTATATCACTCTGCTTCTTATGAAGGAACAACAGAATATGTCGAGAATAAATTTAACTATTCTAAGAAACTATTAGGAGGATATCATAATAGTGCCGCATATCTGATTAAGTTTGATGATGAGTTAAAATTAACTCTGGTTGAATAA
- the guaA gene encoding glutamine-hydrolyzing GMP synthase — translation MQNNVLILDFGSQYTQLIARRVRELNIYCEIHPYNNLPENISDFKAVILSGSPFSVRGEDAPHPDLSAIRGSKPLLAVCYGAQYLAHFSGGEVAPSNTREYGRANLSFVQEGEQFFENITKGSQVWMSHSDTIKKLPAGAVRLASTEDVENAAYRIENEQTYAIQFHPEVYHSTDGKQLLENFLIKIADVRPDWTPGSFVDATVAELKEKIGNDKVVLGLSGGVDSTVAAVLLHKAIGENLHCIFVNNGLLRKNEFSAVLEQYEGMGLNVKGVDASARFLDALAGESDPEGKRKIIGKIFIEVFDDEAHKIEDAKWLGQGTIYPDVIESISVNGPSATIKSHHNVGGLPDFMKLKVVEPLRMLFKDEVRRVGASMELDPELLGRHPFPGPGLAIRILGDITLEKVAILQEVDAIFINGLKENGLYNKVWQAGAILLPVQSVGVMGDERTYENCVALRAVESTDGMTADWVNLPYEFLQKTSNAIINRVKGVNRVVYDISSKPPATIEWE, via the coding sequence ATGCAAAACAACGTACTTATTTTAGATTTCGGATCGCAATATACTCAGCTAATTGCACGAAGAGTTAGAGAGTTAAATATATATTGTGAGATACACCCTTATAATAATTTACCCGAGAATATATCAGACTTTAAAGCAGTGATCCTTTCTGGTTCTCCTTTCTCTGTTAGAGGAGAAGATGCTCCTCATCCTGATTTATCTGCAATTCGAGGTAGCAAACCACTTTTGGCTGTTTGTTATGGTGCTCAGTACCTGGCTCATTTTAGCGGAGGAGAAGTGGCCCCATCAAATACACGAGAGTATGGTCGGGCAAATTTATCATTTGTACAGGAGGGAGAACAGTTTTTTGAAAATATTACAAAAGGTTCTCAGGTATGGATGAGTCATAGTGATACCATAAAGAAACTTCCTGCCGGAGCTGTTAGATTAGCAAGTACAGAAGATGTAGAAAATGCAGCATATAGGATAGAAAATGAGCAAACTTATGCTATTCAATTTCATCCAGAAGTATATCATTCTACCGATGGAAAACAATTATTAGAGAATTTCCTAATCAAAATAGCAGATGTTCGACCCGATTGGACACCAGGTTCTTTTGTAGATGCTACGGTAGCAGAGCTTAAGGAAAAAATAGGTAATGATAAAGTTGTATTAGGTTTAAGCGGAGGTGTAGATTCTACAGTAGCTGCAGTGTTGTTGCATAAGGCTATTGGTGAAAACTTGCACTGTATTTTTGTGAATAACGGATTGTTGCGTAAAAATGAATTCTCTGCAGTATTAGAACAGTATGAAGGAATGGGGCTTAATGTTAAAGGAGTTGATGCTTCGGCACGTTTTTTGGATGCATTGGCTGGAGAAAGCGATCCCGAAGGAAAACGAAAAATTATAGGAAAGATTTTTATAGAAGTATTTGATGATGAAGCACATAAAATAGAAGATGCAAAATGGTTAGGGCAAGGAACAATTTATCCAGATGTAATAGAATCTATATCTGTTAATGGTCCCTCTGCTACGATTAAATCTCACCATAATGTTGGTGGATTACCAGATTTTATGAAATTAAAAGTCGTAGAACCATTACGTATGTTATTTAAAGATGAGGTGCGTAGAGTAGGAGCATCGATGGAACTCGATCCAGAATTATTAGGAAGACATCCTTTTCCTGGTCCTGGATTGGCAATTCGAATATTGGGAGATATTACACTAGAGAAAGTTGCTATCTTGCAAGAAGTAGATGCTATCTTTATTAATGGATTAAAAGAAAATGGACTTTATAATAAGGTTTGGCAGGCAGGGGCTATTTTGTTACCTGTGCAAAGTGTGGGAGTAATGGGGGACGAACGCACTTATGAAAATTGTGTAGCATTAAGAGCTGTAGAAAGTACAGATGGGATGACGGCAGATTGGGTAAATCTACCTTATGAGTTTTTACAAAAAACCTCTAATGCAATAATAAACAGAGTAAAAGGCGTTAATAGAGTAGTGTATGATATTAGTTCTAAGCCTCCGGCAACGATAGAATGGGAATAG